The following are encoded together in the Astyanax mexicanus isolate ESR-SI-001 chromosome 8, AstMex3_surface, whole genome shotgun sequence genome:
- the LOC103039994 gene encoding uncharacterized protein LOC103039994 → MSEDYRLEGTEELRAACLQWQGEGPDPWMELRRVQLEFLEGKLKALIQKVESQCAQDPLILLPSCGTEEPDLWMKLRRVQLKFLEGKLKALSEKLSCPRRHVGRVLVPVREAAPAHRLDSTKPDITGPIAQCQEAPDPDLTTTTSHPEPSSQGDTALSPTTNTQRRSLKRIVTHFRTSIVSRFRSPRFNHSCFTYIDIEIDVGYT, encoded by the exons ATGAGTGAAGATTATCGCCTAGAG GGCACTGAGGAGCTGAGGGCTGCATGTCTGCAGTGGCAGGGTGAGGGTCCAGACCCCTGGATGGAGCTCAGGAGGGTTCAGCTCGAGTTCCTTGAGGGGAAGCTGAAGGCCCTCATTCAGAAG gtgGAGTCTCAGTGCGCACAAGACCCCCTCATTCTCCTGCCTTCTTGC GGCACCGAGGAGCCAGACCTCTGGATGAAGCTCAGGAGGGTTCAGCTCAAGTTCCTCGAGGGGAAGCTGAAGGCCCTCAGTGAGAAG CTTTCCTGTCCCAGGCGACATGTTGGTAGAGTCCTGGTGCCGGTTAGGGAGGCAGCCCCCGCCCACAGGCTAGACTCTACCAAGCCTGATATCACAGGTCCAattgcacag TGCCAAGAAGCTCCAGACCCagacctcaccaccaccacctctcATCCGGAGCCATCCAGCCAGGGGGACACTGCACTGTCACCCACCACTAATACACAGCGCAGATCCCTTAAACGCATTGTCACTCACTTTAGGACCTCCATTGTGTCTCGTTTCAGGTCTCCTAGATTTAACCACAGTTGCTTTACGTacatagatatagagatagatgTAGGATACACatag